One stretch of Variovorax sp. 54 DNA includes these proteins:
- the ompR gene encoding osmolarity response regulator transcription factor OmpR, which translates to MTQVPARTDKIVIVDDDARIRDLLRRYLTQEGFEVIVAEDGKALNRILLRDTVDLIVLDLMMPGEDGLSVCRRLRAANDRTPIIMLTAKGEDVDRIVGLEVGADDYLGKPFNPRELLARVHAVLRRRPPLEAPGAPSTENETVTFGPFAFDLGSRTLKKDGEELSLTTGEFAMLKALVRHPRQPLSREKLAQLARGREFEPFDRSLDVQISRLRKLVESDAAAPRYIQTVWGVGYVFVPDGTA; encoded by the coding sequence ATGACTCAAGTTCCCGCTCGCACCGACAAGATCGTGATCGTCGACGACGACGCCCGCATCCGCGACCTCCTGCGCCGCTACCTGACACAGGAAGGATTCGAAGTGATCGTGGCCGAGGACGGCAAGGCGCTCAACCGCATCCTGTTGCGCGACACGGTCGACCTGATCGTGCTCGACCTGATGATGCCCGGCGAAGACGGTCTCTCGGTGTGCCGCCGCCTGCGTGCCGCCAACGACCGCACGCCGATCATCATGCTCACCGCCAAGGGTGAAGACGTGGACCGCATCGTCGGTCTCGAAGTCGGCGCCGACGACTACCTCGGCAAGCCCTTCAACCCGCGCGAACTGCTGGCCCGCGTGCACGCCGTGCTGCGCCGCCGTCCGCCGCTCGAAGCGCCGGGTGCCCCCTCCACCGAGAACGAGACCGTCACCTTCGGCCCGTTCGCCTTCGACCTCGGCTCGCGCACCCTGAAGAAGGACGGCGAAGAACTCTCGCTGACCACCGGCGAGTTCGCGATGCTGAAGGCGCTGGTGCGCCACCCGCGCCAGCCGCTGTCGCGCGAAAAGCTGGCCCAGCTGGCACGCGGCCGCGAATTCGAACCCTTCGACCGCAGCCTGGACGTGCAGATCTCGCGCCTGCGCAAGCTGGTCGAGTCCGACGCCGCGGCACCGCGCTACATCCAGACCGTCTGGGGCGTGGGCTACGTGTTCGTGCCGGACGGCACGGCCTGA
- the phaR gene encoding polyhydroxyalkanoate synthesis repressor PhaR, which produces MGVHVKESVVQSKKSGVKPVQRVIKKYPNRRLYDTETSTYITLTEVKQLVIANAQFVVRDAKTGDDLTRSILLQIILEEEAGGAPMFTEQVLANIIRFYGQAMQGYMGPYLEKNIQAMTEVQAQLTEKAEGLTPEMWSRFMTMQSPMIQGLMGNYVEQSKNVFLQMQEQMQKNTEQVLGAFGIKRP; this is translated from the coding sequence ATGGGCGTCCATGTGAAGGAGTCTGTAGTGCAGAGCAAGAAGTCCGGGGTGAAGCCGGTACAGCGTGTGATCAAGAAGTACCCCAACCGACGGCTCTACGATACGGAGACATCCACGTACATCACGCTGACCGAGGTCAAGCAGCTGGTCATCGCGAACGCGCAGTTCGTGGTGCGCGACGCCAAGACCGGCGACGACCTCACGCGCAGCATCCTGCTGCAGATCATTCTGGAAGAAGAAGCGGGTGGCGCGCCGATGTTCACCGAGCAGGTGCTGGCCAACATCATCCGTTTCTACGGGCAGGCCATGCAGGGCTACATGGGCCCCTACCTCGAGAAGAACATCCAGGCCATGACCGAGGTGCAGGCCCAGCTCACCGAAAAGGCCGAGGGCCTGACGCCCGAGATGTGGTCGCGCTTCATGACCATGCAGTCGCCGATGATCCAGGGGCTGATGGGCAATTACGTCGAGCAATCGAAGAACGTCTTCCTGCAGATGCAGGAGCAGATGCAGAAAAACACCGAGCAGGTGCTGGGCGCCTTTGGCATCAAGCGGCCCTGA
- the rnr gene encoding ribonuclease R — MLDEIEGTVQGHRDGHGFVQRDDGEADIYLPPNEMRAVLHKDRVKARIVRQDRRGRPEGRVVEIVERPEQPIIGRLLHEGGIWLVAPEDKRYGQDVLIPKGATGPAKVGQVVVVQLTEPPALFGQPVGRVREVLGEIDDPGMEIEIAVRKYGVPHEFSAECLALAKALPEKVRPADKKGRIDLTDVPLVTIDGEDARDFDDAVYCEPAKVGRGKGWRLLVAIADVSAYVQTGSAIDIDAYDRATSVYFPRRVIPMLPEKLSNGLCSLNPEVERLCMVCDMLVAADGEIYAYQFYPAVMFSHARFTYTEVAAILGNTRGPEAAKRKDRVKDLLNLADVYKALLKQRGKRGAVDFETTETQIICDDAGRIEKIVPRTRNEAHKIIEEAMLAANVCSADFISEGKHPGLFRVHEGPTPEKKEILRGYLKAMGVGLSITDDPRPGEFQAIAEATKERPDSQQIHTMLLRSMQQAIYTPFNSGHFGLAYEAYTHFTSPIRRYPDLLVHRVIKAILGKTRYQLPMLPTPGEAHAKLAKRLASRVKAPTTKPQKATIAPTKEVLAWEAAGLHCSANERRADEASRDVEAWLKCKYMREHLGEEYGGVVSAATTFGIFVTLDAMYVEGLVHITELGGEYFKFDEMRQELRGERTGIRYAIGTRVRVQVSRVDLDGRKIDFRLVREGEDLTSRAMKDKGSAPVKASAKRSARHKAEAGGESRSEHGGGGAAVAPAGPQSAMQAFKSAVKKAANKMQGKGRKPRRG, encoded by the coding sequence TTGTTGGACGAAATCGAAGGAACTGTTCAAGGACATCGCGACGGACACGGCTTCGTGCAGCGCGACGACGGCGAGGCGGACATCTACCTCCCGCCGAACGAAATGCGCGCGGTGCTGCACAAGGATCGCGTCAAGGCGCGCATCGTGCGACAGGACCGCCGCGGCCGCCCCGAAGGGCGCGTGGTCGAGATCGTCGAGCGACCCGAGCAGCCGATCATCGGCCGCTTGCTGCACGAAGGCGGGATCTGGCTCGTTGCACCGGAAGACAAGCGCTACGGCCAGGATGTCCTGATCCCGAAGGGCGCTACCGGCCCGGCCAAGGTGGGCCAGGTCGTGGTCGTGCAACTCACCGAGCCGCCGGCCTTGTTCGGTCAGCCCGTGGGCCGCGTGAGAGAAGTGCTGGGCGAGATCGACGACCCCGGCATGGAAATCGAAATCGCCGTGCGCAAGTACGGCGTGCCGCATGAGTTTTCTGCGGAGTGCCTGGCACTGGCCAAGGCCCTGCCCGAGAAGGTGCGCCCCGCCGACAAGAAGGGCCGCATCGACCTCACCGACGTGCCGCTCGTCACCATCGACGGCGAAGACGCCCGCGACTTCGACGACGCCGTGTATTGCGAGCCCGCGAAGGTGGGTCGCGGCAAGGGTTGGCGCCTGCTGGTGGCCATTGCCGACGTCAGTGCCTATGTGCAGACCGGCTCGGCCATCGACATCGATGCCTACGACCGCGCGACCAGCGTCTACTTCCCGCGCCGCGTGATTCCGATGCTGCCCGAGAAGCTGTCGAACGGCCTGTGCTCGCTCAACCCCGAAGTCGAGCGCCTGTGCATGGTGTGCGACATGCTGGTCGCGGCCGACGGCGAGATCTACGCCTACCAGTTCTATCCGGCTGTGATGTTCAGCCATGCGCGCTTCACGTACACCGAGGTGGCTGCCATCCTCGGCAACACGCGCGGCCCCGAGGCCGCCAAGCGCAAGGACCGCGTCAAGGACCTGCTGAACCTTGCCGACGTCTACAAGGCGCTGCTCAAGCAGCGCGGCAAGCGTGGCGCGGTCGACTTCGAAACCACCGAGACGCAGATCATCTGCGACGACGCCGGCCGCATCGAGAAGATCGTGCCGCGCACGCGCAACGAGGCGCACAAGATCATCGAAGAGGCGATGCTGGCCGCCAACGTCTGCAGCGCCGACTTCATCTCCGAAGGCAAGCACCCGGGCCTGTTCCGTGTGCACGAAGGCCCGACGCCGGAGAAGAAAGAAATCCTGCGCGGCTACCTGAAGGCCATGGGCGTGGGCTTGAGCATCACCGACGATCCGCGTCCCGGTGAGTTCCAGGCGATCGCCGAAGCCACCAAGGAGCGCCCCGACTCGCAGCAGATCCACACCATGCTGCTGCGCTCAATGCAGCAGGCGATCTACACGCCGTTCAACAGCGGCCACTTCGGCCTGGCCTACGAGGCCTACACGCACTTCACGAGCCCGATCCGTCGCTACCCCGACCTGTTAGTGCACCGCGTGATCAAGGCGATCCTCGGCAAGACGCGCTACCAGTTGCCGATGCTGCCGACACCGGGCGAGGCGCATGCCAAGCTGGCCAAGCGCCTGGCTTCGCGCGTGAAAGCGCCGACGACGAAGCCGCAAAAAGCCACGATCGCACCGACCAAGGAAGTGTTGGCATGGGAAGCGGCGGGCCTGCATTGCAGCGCCAACGAGCGCCGCGCCGACGAAGCCAGCCGCGACGTCGAGGCCTGGCTCAAGTGCAAGTACATGCGCGAGCACCTCGGCGAGGAGTATGGCGGCGTGGTCTCCGCGGCCACCACCTTCGGCATCTTCGTCACGCTCGATGCGATGTACGTCGAGGGCCTGGTCCACATCACCGAGCTCGGCGGCGAATACTTCAAGTTCGACGAGATGCGCCAGGAGCTGCGCGGCGAGCGCACCGGCATTCGCTACGCCATCGGCACGCGGGTGCGGGTGCAGGTGAGCCGCGTCGACCTGGACGGTCGCAAGATCGACTTCCGCCTCGTGCGCGAAGGCGAAGACCTGACCTCGCGGGCCATGAAGGACAAGGGCAGCGCACCGGTGAAAGCGTCGGCCAAGCGGAGCGCCCGCCACAAGGCGGAGGCTGGTGGCGAGTCGCGCTCGGAGCATGGTGGCGGCGGCGCTGCCGTGGCGCCCGCCGGCCCGCAATCGGCGATGCAGGCCTTCAAATCGGCGGTGAAGAAAGCCGCCAACAAGATGCAGGGCAAAGGGCGCAAGCCGCGCCGTGGATGA
- a CDS encoding alpha/beta fold hydrolase yields the protein MTEPTLHDVACNDAQGGHRMAYWQWGNAHSAHVVVCVHGLTRQGRDFDVLAQAIVARAGGDVRVVCPDVVGRGRSDWLRDPSFYQVPVYAADMVTLIAQLHGEHPIDTLDYVGTSMGGLIGFVLAGHKELPLPRPIRRFVANDVGPTVEPAAIQRIGAYVGKSGQFPSVQAAADAMWALSTTFGPHTPEQWRALSQHMVVPASERSADGAAKTASASPVGEGAWVLHYDPAIGVPLRAITPEIAAQGGAVMWSLYDAIEARTLLTRGAVSDLLSPETAAAMTQRGPRATLVEFEGVGHAPTFVDPAQVAVVTNFLFD from the coding sequence ATGACAGAACCGACCCTTCACGACGTGGCCTGCAACGACGCCCAGGGCGGTCATCGCATGGCCTATTGGCAATGGGGCAACGCGCACAGCGCGCATGTCGTGGTCTGCGTGCATGGGTTGACCCGGCAGGGGCGCGACTTCGACGTGCTCGCGCAGGCCATCGTGGCGCGCGCGGGCGGCGATGTGCGCGTGGTCTGTCCCGATGTTGTCGGGCGCGGGCGCAGCGACTGGCTTCGCGACCCTTCCTTCTATCAAGTGCCGGTGTATGCCGCGGACATGGTGACGCTGATCGCGCAGTTGCACGGCGAGCATCCCATCGACACGCTCGACTACGTCGGCACCAGCATGGGCGGGCTGATCGGCTTCGTGCTGGCCGGCCACAAGGAACTGCCGCTGCCACGGCCCATTCGCCGTTTCGTCGCGAACGATGTCGGCCCCACGGTCGAGCCCGCTGCCATCCAGCGCATCGGCGCGTATGTGGGAAAGAGCGGCCAGTTTCCGAGCGTGCAGGCTGCGGCCGACGCGATGTGGGCCCTGTCGACCACCTTCGGGCCGCACACGCCGGAACAGTGGCGGGCGCTGTCGCAGCACATGGTGGTGCCGGCGTCCGAACGCAGCGCCGACGGTGCCGCCAAGACCGCCAGCGCCAGCCCGGTGGGCGAGGGCGCCTGGGTGCTGCACTACGACCCGGCCATCGGCGTGCCGCTGCGCGCCATCACGCCCGAAATCGCAGCGCAGGGCGGGGCCGTGATGTGGAGCCTGTACGACGCCATCGAAGCGCGCACGCTGCTCACGCGCGGTGCGGTGTCCGACCTGCTGTCCCCCGAGACGGCGGCGGCGATGACGCAGCGCGGGCCGCGTGCCACGCTCGTCGAGTTCGAGGGCGTGGGCCACGCGCCGACTTTCGTCGATCCCGCACAGGTCGCCGTCGTCACGAATTTCCTGTTCGATTGA
- a CDS encoding 3-hydroxybutyrate dehydrogenase — protein sequence MLKGKTALVTGSTSGIGFAIATALAQQGAHIVLNGFGDAETPKAQIEALGVRAEYHGADMSKPDQIEDMMKFAASKFGRVDILVNNAGIQHVAKVEDFPTERWDAIIAINLTSAFHTTRLAIPAMREANWGRIINVASAHGLVASAQKSAYVAAKHGIVGLTKSVALETATTGVTCNAICPGWVLTALVQKQIDDRAAREGISALQAQNELLGEKQPSLQFTTVEQLGGLAVFLSSPAADQVRGVAWAMDGGWTAQ from the coding sequence ATGCTCAAAGGCAAAACCGCGCTTGTCACGGGGTCCACCAGTGGCATTGGCTTCGCCATCGCCACCGCGCTGGCCCAACAGGGCGCACACATCGTGCTCAACGGTTTCGGCGACGCCGAAACCCCCAAGGCCCAGATCGAGGCGCTCGGCGTGCGTGCCGAATACCACGGGGCCGACATGAGCAAGCCCGACCAGATCGAGGACATGATGAAGTTCGCCGCGTCGAAGTTCGGCCGCGTCGACATCCTCGTCAACAACGCCGGCATCCAGCACGTCGCCAAGGTCGAAGACTTTCCGACCGAACGTTGGGACGCAATCATCGCGATCAACCTCACGAGCGCCTTCCACACGACACGCCTGGCGATTCCCGCGATGCGCGAGGCCAACTGGGGCCGCATCATCAACGTGGCGTCGGCGCACGGGCTCGTGGCCTCGGCGCAGAAGTCGGCGTATGTTGCGGCCAAGCACGGCATCGTCGGCCTGACCAAGTCGGTGGCGCTCGAAACCGCCACTACCGGCGTCACCTGCAACGCGATCTGCCCGGGCTGGGTGCTCACGGCGCTGGTGCAAAAGCAGATCGACGACCGCGCGGCACGCGAAGGCATTTCGGCCCTCCAGGCGCAGAACGAATTGCTGGGGGAAAAACAGCCCTCGCTGCAGTTCACGACGGTCGAGCAACTGGGCGGGCTGGCCGTCTTCCTGAGCTCTCCCGCAGCCGATCAGGTGCGGGGCGTCGCCTGGGCCATGGACGGCGGCTGGACGGCTCAGTAA
- a CDS encoding RelA/SpoT family protein, which translates to MVDYPLSAATADRSPVMENMLARARAFAEPLIADEKLDTGENTLAHADAVAAIVAKMGGSEAMQAASYLVYSCQHLNRPQEVIAKVFGDNFAALAVETTKLVRVQEQARTASQGHHGEGAGAQTENVRKMLLAFSRDLRVVMLRLASRLQTLRHAAASKQPAPESVARESLQVFAPLANRLGIWQVKWEIEDLSFRFLEPDTYKLIARLLDEKRIEREGHVEQLRSQLEHELQAEGVKATVQGRPKNIYSIVKKMRGKSLDFEQVFDILALRVVVQDVKDCYAALAWVHSHFQPIDEEFDDYIARPKPNGYQSLHTVVREIVDGKVGKPIEIQIRTEEMHDHAEHGVAAHWAYKEAGHKGYAGVWASGEYDAKIAVLRQLLAWERDLSGGLQGQGLFDDRIYVLTPDAAIVELPQGATPVDFAYTVHTTLGHRCRGARVDGAMVPLNTPLSNGQTVEIMAAKEGGPSRDWLNAELGYLASHRARAKVRAWFNAQITHETVARGREAVEKLLQREGKTAMRLEDLASQLGFKSADHLFEVVGKDEFSLRNIETLLRPPEPALNPDDGVQIKKARGSEKSGKGGVLVVGVSSLMTQLAKCCKPAPPDAIRGFVTRGHGVSVHRADCSNFRTMAAKDGERVIDVEWGLPKKGADAPVYAVDVAVEAADRQGLLRDISDVFAREKMNVIGVQTQSIKGTAWMTFTVEIADAARLTQVLGVVTAVTGVRSARRR; encoded by the coding sequence ATGGTTGATTACCCGCTGTCGGCCGCCACGGCCGACCGCTCGCCGGTCATGGAGAACATGCTGGCGCGCGCCCGCGCGTTCGCCGAGCCGCTGATCGCCGATGAAAAACTCGACACCGGCGAGAACACGCTGGCGCACGCCGATGCCGTGGCCGCCATCGTCGCGAAGATGGGCGGCTCCGAGGCAATGCAGGCCGCGAGCTACCTCGTGTATTCGTGCCAGCACCTGAACCGCCCGCAGGAGGTGATCGCCAAGGTCTTCGGCGACAACTTCGCGGCGCTCGCGGTTGAGACCACCAAGCTCGTGCGCGTGCAGGAGCAGGCGCGCACGGCCTCGCAAGGGCACCATGGCGAAGGCGCCGGTGCGCAGACCGAGAACGTGCGCAAGATGCTGCTCGCGTTTTCGCGCGACCTGCGCGTCGTGATGCTGCGGCTGGCCTCGCGCCTGCAGACGCTGCGACACGCGGCGGCCAGCAAGCAGCCCGCGCCCGAGAGTGTGGCGCGCGAGTCGCTGCAGGTGTTTGCGCCGCTCGCGAACCGGCTGGGCATCTGGCAGGTGAAGTGGGAGATCGAAGACCTCTCGTTCCGCTTTCTGGAGCCTGACACCTACAAGCTGATCGCGCGGCTGCTCGACGAGAAGCGCATCGAGCGCGAAGGCCACGTCGAGCAGTTGCGCTCGCAGCTGGAGCACGAACTGCAGGCCGAGGGCGTCAAGGCCACGGTGCAGGGGCGCCCGAAGAACATCTACAGCATCGTCAAGAAGATGCGCGGCAAGTCGCTCGATTTCGAGCAGGTCTTCGACATCCTCGCGCTGCGCGTGGTGGTGCAGGACGTGAAGGACTGCTATGCCGCGCTGGCCTGGGTGCACTCGCACTTCCAGCCCATCGACGAAGAATTCGACGACTACATCGCGCGGCCCAAGCCGAACGGTTATCAGTCGCTGCACACGGTGGTGCGCGAGATCGTCGACGGCAAGGTGGGCAAGCCGATCGAGATCCAGATTCGCACCGAGGAAATGCACGACCATGCCGAACATGGCGTGGCCGCGCACTGGGCCTACAAGGAAGCGGGTCACAAGGGCTACGCCGGTGTCTGGGCGAGCGGCGAGTACGACGCCAAGATTGCGGTGTTGCGCCAACTGTTGGCCTGGGAGCGCGATCTGTCGGGCGGGCTGCAGGGGCAGGGCTTGTTCGACGACCGCATCTATGTGCTCACGCCCGATGCCGCCATCGTCGAACTGCCGCAGGGCGCGACGCCGGTCGACTTCGCCTACACGGTGCACACGACATTGGGGCATCGCTGCCGCGGTGCGCGTGTCGATGGCGCGATGGTGCCGCTCAACACGCCGCTGTCGAATGGGCAGACCGTCGAGATCATGGCGGCCAAGGAAGGCGGGCCGTCGCGCGACTGGCTGAATGCAGAGCTGGGTTATCTCGCGAGCCATCGTGCGCGCGCCAAGGTGCGCGCCTGGTTCAACGCGCAGATCACGCACGAGACCGTGGCGCGCGGACGCGAAGCCGTCGAGAAGCTGCTGCAGCGCGAAGGCAAGACGGCCATGCGGCTCGAAGACCTGGCCTCGCAGCTCGGCTTCAAGTCGGCGGACCATCTGTTCGAGGTGGTCGGCAAGGACGAGTTCTCGCTGCGCAACATCGAGACGCTGCTGCGTCCGCCCGAGCCGGCGCTGAATCCCGACGACGGCGTGCAGATCAAGAAGGCGCGCGGCAGCGAGAAGTCGGGCAAGGGCGGCGTGCTCGTGGTGGGCGTGTCGTCGCTGATGACGCAGCTCGCCAAGTGCTGCAAGCCGGCGCCGCCGGATGCCATCCGCGGCTTCGTCACGCGCGGCCATGGCGTCAGCGTGCATCGTGCGGACTGCAGCAACTTCCGCACGATGGCCGCGAAGGATGGCGAGCGCGTGATCGATGTCGAATGGGGCCTGCCGAAGAAGGGCGCCGATGCACCGGTCTACGCGGTGGACGTGGCGGTGGAAGCTGCCGACCGTCAGGGCCTGCTGCGCGATATCTCTGATGTGTTTGCGCGCGAGAAGATGAACGTGATCGGCGTGCAGACGCAGTCGATCAAGGGCACGGCCTGGATGACTTTCACCGTGGAAATCGCCGATGCCGCGCGCCTGACGCAAGTGCTCGGCGTGGTGACGGCAGTGACTGGTGTGCGATCTGCACGTCGGCGCTGA
- the rimO gene encoding 30S ribosomal protein S12 methylthiotransferase RimO, which translates to MSEVASPERTVTPTAPKVGFVSLGCPKALTDSELILTRLSAEGYQTSKTFEGADLVIVNTCGFIDDAVKESLDTIGEALAENGRVIVTGCLGAKTGDQGGNLVRQMHPSVLAVTGPHATQEVMDAVHANLPKPHDPFIDLVPNTFGVAGLKLTPRHYAYLKISEGCNHRCTFCIIPSMRGDLVSRPVGDVLSEAKALFEGGVKELLVISQDTSAYGVDVKYRTGFWDGKPVKTRMLELVRTLGEIAEPYGAWVRLHYVYPYPSVDEIIPLMASGQVLPYLDVPLQHSHPDVLKRMKRPASGEKNLERIARWRETCPELVIRSTFIAGFPGETEQEFEHLLDFIREAEIDRAGCFAYSPVEGATANDIPGMLPEAEREARRARFMEVAEAVSIAKLQKRIGSTMQVLVDSAPALGRKGGVGRTYADAPEIDGTVRLLPPEKISKTMKVGEFTRARIVGAEGHDLIALPV; encoded by the coding sequence ATGAGCGAAGTTGCCTCCCCTGAACGTACTGTCACGCCGACCGCCCCCAAGGTCGGCTTCGTGAGCCTTGGCTGCCCCAAGGCTCTCACCGATTCCGAATTGATCCTGACCCGGCTGAGTGCCGAGGGATATCAAACCTCCAAGACTTTCGAGGGCGCCGACCTCGTGATCGTCAACACCTGCGGCTTCATCGACGATGCCGTGAAGGAAAGCCTGGACACCATCGGCGAAGCGCTCGCCGAGAACGGTCGCGTCATCGTCACCGGCTGCCTGGGCGCCAAGACCGGCGACCAGGGCGGCAATCTGGTGCGCCAGATGCACCCGAGCGTGCTGGCCGTCACCGGCCCGCATGCCACGCAGGAGGTGATGGATGCCGTGCACGCCAACCTGCCGAAGCCGCACGATCCGTTCATCGACCTCGTGCCGAACACCTTTGGTGTGGCCGGCCTCAAGCTGACGCCGCGGCACTACGCCTATTTGAAGATCAGCGAAGGCTGCAACCACCGTTGCACCTTCTGCATCATTCCCTCGATGCGCGGCGACCTCGTCTCGCGCCCGGTGGGCGATGTGCTCAGCGAAGCCAAGGCCTTGTTCGAAGGCGGCGTGAAGGAGCTGCTGGTGATCAGCCAGGACACTTCGGCCTATGGCGTCGATGTGAAGTACCGCACCGGTTTCTGGGACGGCAAGCCGGTCAAGACCCGCATGCTCGAACTCGTCCGCACGCTGGGCGAGATCGCCGAGCCGTACGGCGCCTGGGTGCGCCTGCACTACGTGTACCCGTACCCGAGCGTCGACGAAATCATTCCGTTGATGGCGAGCGGCCAAGTACTGCCATACCTCGACGTGCCGCTGCAGCACAGCCACCCTGACGTGCTCAAGCGCATGAAGCGGCCGGCCAGCGGCGAAAAGAACCTGGAGCGAATCGCGCGTTGGCGCGAGACCTGCCCCGAACTCGTGATCCGAAGCACCTTCATTGCCGGCTTCCCGGGCGAGACGGAGCAGGAGTTCGAGCACCTGCTCGACTTCATTCGCGAAGCCGAGATCGATCGTGCAGGTTGCTTTGCCTACAGCCCGGTCGAGGGCGCAACCGCCAACGACATTCCGGGCATGCTGCCCGAGGCTGAGCGTGAAGCTCGCCGCGCCCGCTTCATGGAAGTGGCCGAGGCCGTGTCGATCGCCAAGCTGCAAAAGCGCATTGGCTCGACGATGCAAGTGCTGGTCGATTCAGCGCCGGCACTGGGTCGCAAGGGTGGAGTGGGGCGCACGTACGCCGATGCACCGGAGATCGACGGCACCGTTCGCCTCCTGCCGCCCGAGAAGATCAGCAAGACGATGAAGGTCGGTGAGTTCACGCGTGCCCGCATCGTGGGCGCCGAAGGCCACGACCTGATCGCGTTGCCCGTTTGA
- a CDS encoding SIMPL domain-containing protein (The SIMPL domain is named for its presence in mouse protein SIMPL (signalling molecule that associates with mouse pelle-like kinase). Bacterial member BP26, from Brucella, was shown to assemble into a channel-like structure, while YggE from E. coli has been associated with resistance to oxidative stress.), which yields MKTVQLIAACAALTFAGATLAQNAVMPAPQNVLQLSVSGTVEVQQDLLSMTLVTTRDAAEAGTVQTQLKTALDAALAEAKKNAQPGQLDVRTGNFSLSPRYTKDGKINGWQGSTELVLEGRDFARITQTAGRISTLSVGNVGFGLSREQRAKTETEAQNIAIDNFKQKATELAKGFGFGGYTLREVSVNANDSGPIRPRVMAMQAKSFSAADSAVPVEAGKTSVVVNVSGSVQLK from the coding sequence TTGAAGACTGTTCAATTGATCGCGGCCTGCGCCGCGCTGACCTTTGCCGGTGCCACCTTGGCCCAGAATGCCGTCATGCCTGCTCCACAAAACGTGCTCCAGCTGTCGGTCTCCGGCACCGTCGAAGTTCAGCAAGACCTGCTGAGCATGACCCTCGTGACCACGCGCGATGCCGCCGAGGCGGGCACCGTGCAAACCCAGCTCAAGACCGCGCTCGACGCCGCGCTGGCCGAAGCCAAGAAGAATGCACAGCCGGGCCAGCTCGACGTGCGCACCGGCAACTTCAGCCTCTCGCCGCGCTACACCAAGGACGGCAAGATCAACGGCTGGCAAGGTTCGACCGAACTGGTGCTCGAAGGTCGCGACTTCGCACGCATCACCCAGACGGCCGGGCGCATCAGCACGCTCAGCGTGGGCAACGTCGGCTTCGGCCTGAGCCGCGAGCAGCGCGCCAAGACCGAGACCGAGGCACAGAACATCGCCATCGACAACTTCAAGCAGAAGGCCACCGAACTGGCCAAGGGCTTCGGCTTCGGCGGCTACACGCTGCGCGAGGTGTCGGTGAACGCGAACGACAGCGGCCCGATCCGTCCGCGCGTGATGGCCATGCAGGCCAAGTCGTTCTCGGCCGCCGACTCGGCCGTGCCGGTGGAAGCGGGCAAGACCAGCGTGGTCGTGAACGTTTCCGGCTCGGTGCAGCTCAAGTAA